AATCTTGTGATTGGGATGATGGTACTCTGCTGCTAAGGAGCCTATCGAATTATTCTCGACGATACAGGCTCTCAGGTTACCAAGTGGCCGGCAATAGCGTTAGAGAGTGTCGGTACTGGTTCAGCCTCAAATGTTGTGGCGCTGCGAGCGTTTAGGGGATTATGGTTCGATGTACAAAAATCTAGCGGTTGACTAAGTTCGCTATAATCGCCTCATTGAGATTGGCATCGGCTGTCGTGATCGCCATTTATCCCGGTAGCTTTGATCCGATTACTCTGGGCCACTTAGATATCATTCAGCGGGGTAGCCGTCTGTTTGATCGGGTCGTTGTTGTGGTCTCCAGCAACCCCCACAAGGTGCCGTTGTTCTCTACGGAACAGCGGTTGCAACAGATTCGCCAATCGGTGAGTCCCCTTCCCAATGTTGAGGTAGACCAGTATGAGGGATTGACAGTTACCTACGCTAAAGCCCGTCAGGCTCAGGTGCTGTTACGGGGACTGCGAGTGCTGTCAGACTTTGAAAAAGAGTTGCAGATGGCCCACACCAATAAGACTTTGGCAGATGATCTGGAAACGGTGTTTCTAGCTACATCTACCGAGTATGGCTTCCTCAGTAGCAGTTTGGTCAAAGAGATTGCCCGGTTTGGCGGGCCTGTTGACCACCTTGTCCCCCAGCACGTTGCACTCGATATCTACCAATGCTACGCCAAGACTCCACTCCTATCGGTCCCCAACGCAACGGCGTCTCAGAAGCCGCCGCCGTCACCTCTTCCTCCCCCGAAGGGAGCCGATTAGACATTCAGGCTGCCTTGAATAAGCTGGAAGAGATGATCCTGGCGAGTCCGCGGCTACCGTTGAGTCGTCGCACCCTGGTTGATGAAGATTTGCTGCTGGATCAACTCGACTTCATTCGTATTAATTTGCCCACGGCCCTGCAAGAAGCGACGCAGGTTATCCAAGAGCGCGAGGCAATTCTGAGCGAGGCTGAGCGCTACGCAGATAATATGGTCACTGCGGCTGAACAACGGGCCGCGCAAATGCTGGATGAAACGGGTATTGTGCAGCAGGCTGAACAGACGGCCCAACAGCTCAAGACCCAGGTGCAACAAGAGTGTGACGCGTTGCGATCGCAAACCTTAGCCGAGATCGATCAAATGCGGCTGCAGGCCCAGCGGGAATGGGAAGCGATGCGGCAGCAAGCCCTAGCCGAGCAACAAACCATCCAACAAGACGCCGATACCTACGCCGAACAGGTATTGGATCAAATCGAGAACCAGCTGGCGGAAATGCTGCGGGTCATCCACAACGGTCGCCAGCAGCTACAGTCCGCTGCACCTGAGGCCTCATCACCTGCCCCCAGTAACCGGCAGCGCCCCCCCAGTGGACGCCCCGCCAACCTGCGCTCCCCTTCTCCCCCCGGTGCCGAGCGCCCCCGTCGATAACCAGGCCGTATCGCTTCCCTCCTCGGCCTATGATCAGCTATCTCAAAGGCATCCTCACCGACGTCAATTCCCTGGGAGGTCATCGCGTCCTCATTACCCTAGATGTCAACCACGTCGGCTACGACCTGCAGGTAACCGCCCGCTTACGGCCCGACTTACCCCCCATCGGTGAGCTAGTGCAGGTATTCAGTCACCTGCAGCTGCGGGAAGACCAGATGATCCTGTTCGGGTTTCCCTCGCGGGCTGAGCGGGACCTGTTCCGCCGCCTCGTCAGCGTCAGCGGCATTGGCCCCCAGATGGCCATGGCCTTACTAGATACCCTGGGGTTTCAAGAGCTGATTCAAGCGGTGGTCTCTGGCAATACTCGACTGCTGAGTCGAACCCCCGGCGTGGGAAAAAAGACCGCTGAACGCATTGTTTTAGACCTCAAGGAAACGTTAGCCGAATGGCGCCACCAGTCCGGCTTAGAACTTCCTCCTGGTGGAGGACCGATAGCCACCGTCGCCGAGGAAGTCGAAATTACCCTGCTGGCCTTAGGCTATAGCAGCGGGGAAATCGTCACTGCCCTGCAGGCTGTGGGACAACAGACCACGCTGGCTAAGACCGAGGATCCCGATGCCTGGGTCAGGGAAGCCATTGCCTGGTTGAGTCGTTAATCCAACCCCCAAAGACCTATGATATGATTAATAACTCTGGATTGGCTGAAGGAAGCATATTGGAGTATGGTGCTGCAGCAAGTACGCAAGCAGGAACTTATCTCGACCTACCAGGTACATGAGACGGACACCGGCTCGGCTGATGTCCAGGTGGCAATTCTCACCGAGCGCATTAACAGTCTCAGTACTCACTTGCAGAAAAATAAAAAAGACTACTCATCTCGCCGCGGCTTGATGAAAATGATCGGTCGTCGCAAGCGACTACTCTCCTTCATTTTTCGAGAAGATCCAGACCGCTATCGGGCCCTGATCAAAAAGCTAGGGATTCGCGGTTAGTAGCCGCCCTAGTGTCATGATTATTCTTGTCGCTCAGCACTAAATCCTATGGCTTCTGAGTCCCAACGCGATCCATTACCCTTTGAACCGAAGCGCCAGCATAAAAAGGCCGCCTCCGAGACTGGGGCTGGCCGAAAAGAATCGTCTAAATCGGCAGCTAAGGCAGAGGCTTCATCTGACCCACAAGCATCTCGGCAGGCGACAAGGATTCCGGAAGTGATTAGTCGCCGCATGCTTCGGCGTATGCTGATCTTTTCTGGGGTTCCCACTGGCTTGGGAGTTGTGGTCTTTTTCTCCTGCTACTTTCTGATCACCCACGATATCGTGGAGCTTCCCAATGTGGTGGTGCTCTTGGCGACCATGGGGTGTTTTGGCATAGGAGTGTTGGGGTTAAGCTACGGAGCCCTGTCCTCCTCTTGGGAGGAAGATCGTCTGGGAGGCTGGCTAGGCGTAGCTGAATTTGGCACTAACTTCAACCGCCTCGCCGCAGCCTGGCGAACCAATCGCGAGTCTTCGTCTCAAGACTCCTGAGCGCTAAGGCAATGTCTCAGGACTAGTACACCATGGCAGCAATATGCTCACCATTCAGAATGCTTGAAAAGCCTATCTGCTCGGAGTTTGAATTTTGAATTTTGAATTTTGAATTCCGTGCAGCGGTACTAGCTAGCAGGCCAATCGCACGTTCATCACTCACTATTGGAACGGATCTGAGGGCTCTTCTGGCTGGTTGGCGGTCATCATCTCTTTCACCTGCCGCTCCATTTGCTTTAGCAGTTGAATGATAGCTGGCAGGGTTTCATTGCGAGTGTGGGGAGTGTTGAGGCTATGGTGGCCACGGCTGCGAATCTCATTGAGCCGTATTTGCAAGTCTTGGGCAATCGTCAGCGCATCTCGGCCTAATTTGTCTATCTGCTGTTGCTGATGGAATTTCAGTGCCATTCCTCGTAGTACCTGCAGGGTGGCTTCTTCGCCATGCTTGCTAGGCATGACGCGAAATCGTAATAGCACTCGATCTTGCTGGTATAGGCGCTCGACTTCCACCTGTTTAGGCTTACTCACCGGAATCAAGGAAATATGGGTGAGTAGCTTCAGTTCATTGA
This portion of the Halomicronema hongdechloris C2206 genome encodes:
- the rpsO gene encoding 30S ribosomal protein S15 produces the protein MVLQQVRKQELISTYQVHETDTGSADVQVAILTERINSLSTHLQKNKKDYSSRRGLMKMIGRRKRLLSFIFREDPDRYRALIKKLGIRG
- the ruvA gene encoding Holliday junction branch migration protein RuvA — encoded protein: MISYLKGILTDVNSLGGHRVLITLDVNHVGYDLQVTARLRPDLPPIGELVQVFSHLQLREDQMILFGFPSRAERDLFRRLVSVSGIGPQMAMALLDTLGFQELIQAVVSGNTRLLSRTPGVGKKTAERIVLDLKETLAEWRHQSGLELPPGGGPIATVAEEVEITLLALGYSSGEIVTALQAVGQQTTLAKTEDPDAWVREAIAWLSR
- the coaD gene encoding pantetheine-phosphate adenylyltransferase, yielding MIAIYPGSFDPITLGHLDIIQRGSRLFDRVVVVVSSNPHKVPLFSTEQRLQQIRQSVSPLPNVEVDQYEGLTVTYAKARQAQVLLRGLRVLSDFEKELQMAHTNKTLADDLETVFLATSTEYGFLSSSLVKEIARFGGPVDHLVPQHVALDIYQCYAKTPLLSVPNATASQKPPPSPLPPPKGAD
- a CDS encoding PAM68 family protein translates to MASESQRDPLPFEPKRQHKKAASETGAGRKESSKSAAKAEASSDPQASRQATRIPEVISRRMLRRMLIFSGVPTGLGVVVFFSCYFLITHDIVELPNVVVLLATMGCFGIGVLGLSYGALSSSWEEDRLGGWLGVAEFGTNFNRLAAAWRTNRESSSQDS
- a CDS encoding ATP synthase subunit B family protein; this encodes MLRQDSTPIGPQRNGVSEAAAVTSSSPEGSRLDIQAALNKLEEMILASPRLPLSRRTLVDEDLLLDQLDFIRINLPTALQEATQVIQEREAILSEAERYADNMVTAAEQRAAQMLDETGIVQQAEQTAQQLKTQVQQECDALRSQTLAEIDQMRLQAQREWEAMRQQALAEQQTIQQDADTYAEQVLDQIENQLAEMLRVIHNGRQQLQSAAPEASSPAPSNRQRPPSGRPANLRSPSPPGAERPRR